AGAAGGGTTCAAGCATGGGCAACCAATTCCAACAGATGTGAAGAAAGAGAAATTGCAGAATTCCACTGTTACAACGAAACATAGTTGGAGTTCCTTGGCAAGTTTCCAAACCCCTGCTGCCCAACAAGCGAAGTTTGAGGAGCATACGTCAACACTTCGCCTCAATTTGGTGTTCCTGGGACTCCGTGTTGATTCTACCAATGGAGTTGCTCTCGGTGATGGGGTCTCTGATCAGGACATGGGCTAGTTGATTTGGAAGTGATTGGTTGGCAGCTAGGTGGGTGGGTCTGTTTagttttttgttgtttcttttgtggcCACATCTAGTGGGTCTGTTGTTTTAGTTGTTGGTCTTGTTTGTCCGTGTTAGCTGTTGTTATTTTTCTCTTTAAGTAATTAATGTGggttatccattttttttttttaaattaaaaagaaaagaggaatatTTTCCAAAAGAGCAAGTGGAGTTGGATCTGAATTCAAAGACATTATTAAtgtcattatttataaaatctcaTTGACATCAATAACAACCAAGTTGAACATGAACACACAGGTTTAGAAATAAAACACTTTcctgtttctatttaaattagaaacaaggtTTTTGAGAGagataaattttgtttttaattcttttctaaACATAATTAGCAACAGATTACAAAAGGAAGGATGATTTTAACTAGTAAATTTTCTTGTACTTCACAAATGAAGTAATGAATAACAATTTATAAAGCATTATCATGAATTAAGGATCAGGCTGAATTAATGCATTCAAAGGAATCAAGCATTGTCTCAGCTCTGCAAACATTCtccaaagaaaaattaagataatCCAAGAAGATGAATGGTTTGAAAATAGCTGGCcgtccttcttcttcatcaacaaaCTCATCAAACACCTCTACCACCTTATCACCTTTTGGACCTACAAACATCCCAAAACTCAATCTATCCTTCTTTCCCTTCATCATCACTTTGTGCAATGGTGCATGTATCCTCCCATTACTCCACACCTACatacacatataaatatttttaaataataacttaagtatatatatatatgtatgtgtgtgtttcataataataataataataataataataataataataataataataataagacttACTCTGAGAGCATCACCAGCAAGAACGATGAAGGAACCAGGAGAAGGGTTGACTTTCATCCACTCTCCATCCCTGGACTTGCACATAAGTCCATCAACCTCATTTTGGCATAAAACTGTCACAAAATTCTGGTCGGTGTGAGGGGTGAGTCTGAGGATTGGTTCCTCATCTTCATCGTTGTCACCGTCACCGTCGCCGTCACCATCATTATTGTTATTGCTTAGTGGAGCTGAATACTTCATCATCCTAAAAAGAGGATCCATGGTTGCTTCATGATCAGCAGCACTATGATCTAACTCAGTCCTCCCAATAACACCATAACTCTTGCACAACATGCATAATATAATCTTGCTTAACTCTATCAACTTGCCACTCATTCTCCTCATTGTTTCACTGCCacgttaattaattaaaccatagttataacatgcatgcatgcagttgaatcaagaaattaaagaaagaaacaaagaaaaagatatatatatgtatgtttatacTAGAACTTTTGATTGCCATGAGGCCACATGAGTTGAGTGAAGGAGAGGAGTTGGCCGGAGGAGGAAAAGGAATTGACAACGGCGAGGGTTTCGTAGACAGTGGTGCGAAAGTAGGTGTAGTAAGGAGGTAGAGATGAGTTCTTGAGCTTGGTCTCTCGAGGGAGGTTGAAGAGTTGGTTCAAGGATGAGAAGGTCTCATGCAAGAGAGAACATTCATCTTGCTCTTGTTCTTGATCATCATGATATTTGACTAGAAAGAAGCCATGAGTCTCAAGAGCTTTTTGGACTTTTTGGCATTCGAGAGTACTGATACTCCATTGATTGGCGTATAAACTTGATGGCTTTTTGATATGAAGGTGAGTAATGAATGTAGTTGGAGAttgagatggagatggagatgtggccattaattcttcttcttcttcttctgattgatcattgtttttgttctttctatAAGGTCTTATTTATAATGTAACTTAGCTTAAGGGGAGTTCAATTTGCCTTGTTTGAGAACCAGGCAAGTTCCTGATTCTGGTCTTTCACAAGCTGCCACGTgtccatttaatttttttttattataattaattttttcatgtgGATATGTGGCATTATATGATAGGTGAGAACCAGGAACTTGCATGGTTCTTAAACCAGGTAAGTTGAGCTTGCTTAAGGGGGTTAAAGCTTGTGTACtgaaattgaaatattattatgttataattccttttcttttcattaatcTTGGATCTTTTGGAACTTCATTTTCTTGTGGATCCTTCATTAACTTTATGTGTCACACGGACATTAGATCTCCCCTACTCatgcatttattattataatcatttaTTATATTGGGCAACATGGTGAAGTCAatgaaataacatatatattagaggACTATACTTTTTACTCTTTATGTTTATACATACTAACtacctttgtatttatattaattgtatctatttattggctTCTTGCCTTAATTAAAGCAAGCCCATTTGTTATCAACATcttacatggtatcagagatatTTCTTTGGGTGATTTTTTCACCGGGTCGGAGTCCACCTagccagatttttttttttttttgagagcTTGATTTGTTTCTCATCATTCCCGGGCTTCTCCCCGGCTGGATCTCTTCCGGGTTTGGCTCCAAGCCTCTCCCCGCTTCTCTCGGCCGGATCTTGTCGTCTCAAGGAGACCTTTAGCACTGAATAGCACCGGCTCCCTTGCACAGCTTGGTTGCTAACGCATAGGCTTTCCAACTCCGTCCCCAACATCGCCCTTCCCCTGGCTCACTACGGTTGGCGCCAGATCGCTTTATCGCTTCTTGCCACCTGAGGTCGTTATCACGCCTCTCTCCACTGCTACAGCTTTTATATTCTTCTTTTCCTCCTTCATTGCTACCATTGACCCTGAGCACCATTGTCTGGTTCTGGTGAGATTGACGTCCAAAATTTTCCTTTTGACCGACTAAGCTCCAAACTTTCTCCTAGGGTGTTTGTTTGGTAGTATTTAGAACTCCTTGTAGTTGGAATTACAAAGTTTCTTGGAGTAAGTTGTTTGGTTTGGTGGATTTAAAAAAGTAATTGGAGTTGCAAATCCTTTTTGATTGGATTTTGGTGGATTTGGAAttccaattaaaattatttttttaaaaaactaaaatataattagaatacaaacaaataaaattatataattaattaattaattaattaattaattaatttgacaaatgatatttttggtggtatataattgatatatttaaaatttaaattcatatttgcataaaataaatataatttatattaattattacatcaaACAAGTTTTctaaatccaaatttacaaatacctccaaccaaacacaaaattctatcATCCAGCATTACAaatacattcaaccaaacactgAATTTGACTCTCTTGGtttttcaaatacaaagatttgtaaatacaaatctactacattttcaattacatcgaaccaaacacccccttcattttttttcaccaaCAAAGCTTGCTGCTATTCGTTGCTTGGTGTTAGTGGATGTCACTATTTACTTGATGGTGGCCTTGACCTCTCCATTACTTGGCCGACCAACCTTGATGGGAAACAAAGCTTGCATGTGACTTTCCATCAACTGGCCCACCAAGCTTGATGGGAGACAAACTTGTGTGTGATGCTATTCCATTACATGTGATgatatttcattgtttaataaaaaacaaacaaaaaaataaataataaaaaataaaaatatctctgGCCCACATGGCTTCTACTACCTCTCCGAACTTTCTTAGTCCGGTGGATGTCAAGTTAAATGCCTCTAATTATAAAGAATGGTGCCCTACTCTTGGATACAAGCTACTTGGCCATGTGGATGGTACTTCTCCCTCTCCTAAAGAGATCGAAAGTACATCTGCTTCATGATTTACCACTGATCATCACACCATGTCCATCATCTGTTAGTCATGTGAGGTTAACATTCACATGGAGATTGGGCATCTTTCGACTACCCTTGCGATGTGGGACCACCTATGTCATATGTTTGAACAGTCCAACTCTGCTAGCCAATATGCTATTTTATAAAATCTCACCTATATCTAGCAACAAGAGCACTCTGTACGAGAATATGTTACTGAGTTGCGATCATTGTGGAGACAATTTGACTCTTTGGAGCCTTTCACTTGTTTGACGTGTAAGTGTTATAAGGCTCGCATTCAGTCTCGCCAAACACAGCGGACCTTTGAGTTTATGATGCATCTTCGTCTTGACTATGAGATTGTTCGTAGCCAATTACTTAATCAGGACCCTATTccctcctttgatgatgttgTGTGTAGTGTTATAGCTGAGGAAACTAGGCTGCATGCACTCTCATCATCTTATCCCGGTTCTCCTTATACGTCTTTGCGCTCTTCTCGGACATCCACTCCCAGTGCTCCGTTCTCCTCCTCTCCTGGATCCTCTTCTTTTTGTCATTATTGCAAGCGAAAAGGGCATACGAAGACTCAATGTCCAAAGCTACAGCAATGACAATAGCAACATTCACAGCATCATCCTCCTCAGCAGTCTTCTGGTGTTTCTTCTTCACCTCATGCTACGACTATCGAGGCCTTGACTCCTGATTCTTCTGGGGATCATGCTTCTCAGGTTGCTAAGCTTAAAGAGCAACTATATGCTATGCAGCGTGGCATGCAATCCAGTTCTTTCTCTGTTATATTTGCTATTTATGGTATGTCTTCCTCATCATGGATTTTAAACTCTGGTGCTACTCATCATATGACTGTGGCTGCTACTACCCTAGTTCATCATTCTAGCACTCACCTATTATCTAGTGTTCGTACTGCTGACGGAAGTCTTCTTTCTGTCAGGCAGTCCAATCATCTTTAGTCTTCTTCATTTACTATTCCCACAGTTCAGCATGTTCCTGGTTTAGCTTTAAATCTTATTTCTATCAGTCAGCTTACAGATCATGGTTTGACTattaccttttcttcttctgattgtTCTGTTCAGGACCATCTTACAGGTCAGAGGATTAGGACCGAACGTAGAGTTGGCGAGCTTTATCACCTTCAATCTCTTCATCTACCTGTATCTCCCTCTCCTTCCACATGTACTCCTACtattgttgcttatgtttgttCTTTAGATCGTTGGCACTCTTGCTTAGGACATGTATCTAATGCTCGCCTGAAAATATTAACTAGTTCAGGCTGTCTTGGTTCTGCCTCTTCAGGATAATTATCATATTGTATGGGTTGTAAGTTTGCTAAACATTCAgctctttcttttccatttagTGACTCCTCTTCTGTTTCCACTTTTGATCTAGTACATTCTGATGTCTGGGGTCCTGCTCCTTCCTCTTATCTCACTGGATTCTCTTACTATATAATCTTCATTGATGTCTTTTCTAGATATACCTCACTTTATCTTATGCAATCTCGTTTTGAAGTCTTCACCATTTATTCTCAATTCACACAAATGGTTCAGACTTAGTTCGGTAAACGAATCAAGGTCCTTCGCACTGATGGAGCTCAAGACTATTTCTCTACATCTTTTCATGCCTTACTATTCTCTCATGGCACTATTTCTTAGCAGTCCTGTCCTTACACATCTGCTCAGAATAGTGTTGTTGAGCACAAGCATCGTCATATATTTGAGACCACTCGTGCCATTCTATTCACCTCTAATGTTCCTCAACAATTTTGGGCTGAGGTTATTATTACATCTATCTATCTCATTGATAGAACACTTTCCTCTACTTTTCCTGGTGTTACTCCTTATGGGCGTTTCTTCTCTTGTTTCCCATCTTATGGTCATCTCCGCACCTTTGGATGTGTTTGCTTCGTGCTTCTGCCCTTTATTGAGCGAACTAAGCTCTCTCCACATTCTGTGATGTGTATTTTTCCTGGCTACAGCTCTGAACACAAGGGTTATCGCTGCTATGATCCTACCTCTTGTCGTCTTTGTATTTCTCATCATgttacctttcttgaagatacAACTTTTTTTACATCTCCTCCTTcagatcttttatttcttaggacttcctcttctcctcctAATCCTTTTCCTTTAGTTATTCCACCCGGCTTCTCTGACATTCCTACTGCCTCTACGACTCCATTCTCTGTTTCCTCTGATaattctcctcctccttcttctacCCATCCCTCAGTAGATGTTGATACATCAGGTGATTCTCCCGCTTCCTCCTTTAGCCCCACCTCCCCTGAAAATGTTCATGTTGTCCCTCGTCGTTATCCAGACCATGTTCATTGTCCTCCAGCTCGGTatgttctttctctctcttataCCTACTCCCCACATTTTCAGACTTTTCTTGCTACTGTTCACACTCATCATAAGCAACAGTTATATTGTGAGGCCGCCCAACATCTCCATTGGCAACAGGCTATGATAAAGGAACTTAGGGCTCTTAAGCGCATGTATACATGGGATCTCGTTTTCCTTCCTTCCGATGTTACTTGCATCAGTTATCGGTGGATCTATAGGGTCTAGACCCGCGCTGATGGCACTATTGAGTGCTATAAGGGGCATCTTGTTGCTCGTGGCTTTACTCAGgagtatggcattgattatgaggagacctTACTCCTGTCGCCAAGTTAACTACTGTTCGTCTTCTTCTTGATGTTGCTGTAGTACGTCATTGGCCACTCTATTagttagatgtgaccaatgccTTCTTGCTTGAGGATCTTTCTAAGGaggtttatatgactcctcctcctggtTTTTCTCATCCTCCTCAACATGTGTGCCATCTTTGTCGGCCTATTTATGGGCTCAAACAGGCTCCTTGTGCCTGGTTTAAGCGTTTTCACAGTGTAATTCTTGCTCTTTGATTCACAGAGAGCTCTCATGATCATGCTCTCTTCACTCGTCAGACTCCTTGTGATCTCACTATTCTTTTTCTCTATGTTGACGATATGGTTATTTCTGGTGATGATGCCACGACTATTATTTCTCTAAAACAGTAGTTACACACCGAGtttcagatgaaagatcttggttcTCTTCGTCACTTTATGGGTCTTGAGATTACTTATTCTCACCGTGGTTATTTGGTGTCTCAGCAGAAATAcatttctgaaatttttcaaCAAGCTGACATCACCGATCTTCGCACTACTTCCACTCCCATTGAATTGCAtcatcttctctcttcttctgatGACGAGCTTTTGATTTATCCTGCTTGTACTTGTCGGTGCTCTCGTCTATTTGACCATTACTGAACCCGATAatatattgattatatatatttattttccccTTGCCTTAATGAAAGCAAGCCTATTTCTTAACAACATCTAACATTATAGATATACGTTATTTCATAACCAATTTATTGACTTCTAAGTTGCTTATTCATGATCATCACAAGTTGATGTGATGACCGGTAGGCtttttctataattaattatcaaaaatttattatataaatcacCCATTTATTGTAATTAGTCTATTTTTTTTCACAGCTGTTTGATTGCTTCTTTGTAGGAGTAGTTGTTTTCTTATTAGTATATTCATATAgttcatctttttaaaaatcttttatatatgATGGGAGCTTCTTCTAAATTTTGggatacaaatttattgaaataaaaaaaattagtcaaaTTTAACTTAAATTCCATGCAAAAAAGAAGGCAAGTGGTGGCAACAATATTACGTGGAAAAGTTTATTATTTCATACCTCTTAATTTATCTGTGGCATAATATTTAATtgacttgtttatatatattttgggtatatatatatatatataaaagagtaAACATACTCTAGGGATGTTCTTAGAACATCATAGATGTTAAGGAAGATAGAGACATGGAGAGATGGGTtgataaatagtatttttaacaataataaagcATTGTATCACCTCTTAACAGGTTGGTGGGGTATGTTTGGGTTttatttta
The genomic region above belongs to Dioscorea cayenensis subsp. rotundata cultivar TDr96_F1 unplaced genomic scaffold, TDr96_F1_v2_PseudoChromosome.rev07_lg8_w22 25.fasta BLBR01000645.1, whole genome shotgun sequence and contains:
- the LOC120254824 gene encoding probable 2-oxoglutarate-dependent dioxygenase AOP1, whose protein sequence is MATSPSPSQSPTTFITHLHIKKPSSLYANQWSISTLECQKVQKALETHGFFLVKYHDDQEQEQDECSLLHETFSSLNQLFNLPRETKLKNSSLPPYYTYFRTTVYETLAVVNSFSSSGQLLSFTQLMWPHGNQKFYETMRRMSGKLIELSKIILCMLCKSYGVIGRTELDHSAADHEATMDPLFRMMKYSAPLSNNNNDGDGDGDGDNDEDEEPILRLTPHTDQNFVTVLCQNEVDGLMCKSRDGEWMKVNPSPGSFIVLAGDALRVWSNGRIHAPLHKVMMKGKKDRLSFGMFVGPKGDKVVEVFDEFVDEEEGRPAIFKPFIFLDYLNFSLENVCRAETMLDSFECINSA